From a region of the Chloroflexota bacterium genome:
- the nrfH gene encoding cytochrome c nitrite reductase small subunit, which produces MLNARLLAIPIWGWSLLAMLFGGAVGMGGFTFTYAQGFAYFSNDPRACANCHVMREVYDAWSHGSHKAVAGCNDCHTPHDSLIAKYYVKGVNGFNHSRAFTLGDFPEPLSITQFNRDVAYHNCLACHGELTVAISHVNDRDPTDCVQCHADAGHRTRK; this is translated from the coding sequence ATGCTCAATGCTCGACTCCTCGCAATACCGATCTGGGGCTGGTCGTTGCTCGCGATGTTGTTCGGCGGCGCGGTCGGGATGGGCGGCTTCACATTCACGTATGCGCAGGGCTTCGCGTACTTCTCGAACGACCCGCGCGCCTGCGCGAACTGCCATGTGATGCGCGAAGTCTATGACGCCTGGAGCCACGGCAGCCATAAGGCGGTGGCCGGCTGTAACGACTGTCACACACCGCACGACTCGCTGATCGCCAAGTACTACGTCAAGGGCGTAAACGGCTTCAATCACAGCCGCGCGTTCACGCTGGGCGATTTCCCCGAGCCGCTCAGCATCACGCAGTTCAACCGGGATGTGGCGTACCACAACTGCCTGGCGTGCCACGGCGAACTGACCGTGGCGATCAGCCATGTGAACGACCGCGACCCGACCGACTGCGTGCAATGTCACGCCGATGCCGGACATCGGACCCGCAAATAA
- a CDS encoding ammonia-forming cytochrome c nitrite reductase subunit c552 — protein MTQTTKSGRGRSIALLAAAFVVGALLMAGLAALLLNIQEKKTEATQFPLKVLDLAANELNPEVWGRNFPREFSTFNKMQDTTLSTPFGGSVKYSKLEKDPLMIKLWAPYPFSVEYNTARGHFYALTDQMATRRIQVVNQPGACANCHAAEAPQLIASMGWETFNKTPYNEIKDKLHYGSSCADCHDPQTMSLRITRPALLNALKARNIDITQATRQEMRTYVCAQCHVEYYFAGDNKVLTFPWSNGLNIDNIEEYYTKLGFRDWVHKDTGASMLKMQHPEYEMYSSGIHARSNVACADCHMPYVRDGSVKVSDHWIRSPLTNISNACQPCHRWGDEELKNRVLEIQTRTARQIKASEEALSDAIDAMVAAKNAGAGDADLAKARDLHRRASMRWDFVSSENSTGFHSPQEAMRILGDSINFARQAQVEALKLTQKK, from the coding sequence ATGACTCAAACCACTAAATCCGGCCGCGGACGCAGCATCGCGCTACTGGCGGCCGCCTTCGTTGTCGGCGCGCTGCTGATGGCGGGCCTGGCCGCCCTGCTGCTCAATATCCAGGAGAAAAAGACCGAAGCGACGCAGTTCCCGCTCAAGGTGCTCGACCTTGCGGCGAACGAGCTTAACCCGGAGGTCTGGGGCCGCAATTTCCCGCGCGAGTTCTCGACCTTCAACAAAATGCAGGACACCACGCTCAGCACGCCGTTCGGCGGGTCGGTGAAGTATAGCAAGCTCGAAAAAGACCCGCTGATGATCAAGCTCTGGGCGCCGTACCCGTTCAGCGTGGAGTACAACACGGCGCGCGGCCACTTCTACGCGCTGACCGACCAGATGGCGACCAGGCGCATTCAGGTGGTCAACCAGCCGGGCGCGTGCGCCAACTGTCACGCCGCCGAGGCGCCGCAGTTGATCGCGTCGATGGGCTGGGAGACGTTCAACAAGACGCCGTACAACGAGATCAAGGACAAGCTGCACTACGGGTCGTCGTGCGCCGACTGCCACGATCCGCAGACGATGAGCCTGCGCATCACGCGTCCCGCGCTGCTGAACGCGCTGAAGGCGCGCAACATCGACATCACACAGGCCACGCGCCAGGAGATGCGCACCTACGTCTGCGCGCAGTGCCACGTCGAGTACTACTTCGCGGGCGACAACAAGGTGCTGACGTTCCCGTGGAGCAACGGCCTCAACATCGACAACATCGAGGAGTACTACACCAAGCTCGGCTTCCGCGACTGGGTGCACAAGGATACCGGCGCCAGCATGCTCAAGATGCAGCACCCGGAGTATGAGATGTACAGCAGCGGCATCCACGCGCGCTCGAACGTGGCCTGCGCCGACTGCCACATGCCGTACGTGCGCGACGGGTCGGTGAAGGTATCCGATCACTGGATCCGCAGCCCGCTGACGAACATCAGCAACGCCTGCCAGCCGTGTCACCGCTGGGGCGACGAGGAATTGAAGAATCGCGTGCTGGAGATCCAGACCCGCACGGCCCGCCAGATCAAGGCAAGCGAGGAAGCGCTCTCCGACGCGATCGATGCGATGGTCGCGGCGAAGAACGCCGGGGCCGGCGACGCTGACCTGGCGAAGGCGCGCGACCTGCACCGCCGCGCGTCGATGCGCTGGGACTTCGTCTCGTCCGAGAACAGCACCGGCTTCCACAGCCCGCAGGAGGCGATGCGCATACTCGGCGACTCGATTAACTTTGCGCGCCAGGCGCAGGTCGAAGCGTTGAAGCTCACGCAGAAGAAGTAG